In the genome of Phlebotomus papatasi isolate M1 chromosome 2, Ppap_2.1, whole genome shotgun sequence, one region contains:
- the LOC129802160 gene encoding probable tRNA N6-adenosine threonylcarbamoyltransferase, mitochondrial, whose amino-acid sequence MFLLRQIRRNCVRNFSKSDNFLILGIETSCDDTGAAVLDARGTILGEALHSQQSVHLKYGGIIPPLAQEMHRENIEGVVEKCIERSGVEISDLAAIAVTNRPGLPLSLLIGLRYAKYLARSHSKPLIPIHHMEAHALTARLTSQVDFPFLCLLASGGHCQLVLVKSLGEFFLLGETIDDAPGEALDKTARQINIHNLPEYQSISGGAAIEDAARKSSNPHRFDFPLPLSSLRDCQFSFAGLKNSARRQILASQANNEVGPGEMIPHFEDFCAGFLRAITRHLCHRTQRAMEFCEKEGLIEADGKKSLVFGGGVACNDYVFEALSQLGSLMGYDTYRPEKKFCTDNGVMIAWNGVERFREDLGIVDDIDSVDIEPKCTLGSSLIEEVKQKHLACKWAKIPLLREVVKSDK is encoded by the exons ATGTTCCTTTTGCGGCAAATACGCCGGAATTGTGTGAGAAACTTTAGTAAAAGTGATAACTTCCTGATTCTGGGCATTGAGACATCATGTGACGATACTGGAGCAGCTGTACTTGATGCCAGAGGAACAATCCTGGGAGAAGCTCTTCATTCTCAACAAAGCGTTCACTTAAA GTATGGAGGAATTATCCCTCCACTGGCGCAGGAAATGCACCGTGAAAATATCGAGGGTGTTGTGGAGAAGTGCATTGAACGGTCAGGGGTTGAGATTAGCGATTTGGCGGCTATTGCAGTCACCAATCGTCCGGGACTTCCCCTGAGTCTGCTAATAGGGCTGCGATATGCTAAGTACTTGGCTAGAAGTCACAGTAAACCCCTAATTCCCATTCATCACATGGAAGCTCATGCCTTGACTGCCAGACTGACATCTCAAGTAGACTTTCCCTTCCTATGCCTCTTGGCATCCGGAGGGCATTGTCAGTTGGTGCTGGTTAAGTCTCTGGGTGAGTTTTTTCTCCTCGGGGAGACAATTGATGATGCACCAGGGGAAGCACTGGACAAAACTGCCCGCCAAATCAATATTCATAACCTTCCGGAATACCAAAGTATTTCTGGGGGTGCTGCAATTGAGGATGCAGCTAGAAAATCCTCAAATCCCCACAGATTTGACTTCCCACTCCCACTTTCCAGCCTCAGAGATTGCCAATTTAGCTTTGCTGGACTCAAAAATTCAGCCAGGCGACAAATTCTGGCTTCCCAAGCGAATAACGAAGTGGGTCCGGGTGAGATGATTCCCCATTTTGAGGACTTCTGCGCAGGCTTCCTCCGTGCCATCACCAGACACCTTTGCCATCGAACTCAGCGAGCAATGGAGTTCTGCGAGAAGGAAGGACTCATTGAAGCTGATGGGAAGAAGTCTCTGGTGTTTGGTGGTGGAGTAGCCTGCAATGATTATGTCTTTGAGGCTCTATCGCAGCTGGGAAGTCTCATGGGCTATGACACTTACCGGCCGGAGAAGAAATTCTGCACAGATAATGGTGTTATGATTGCCTGGAATGGCGTGGAGAG GTTTCGGGAGGATTTGGGAATCGTGGATGACATCGATTCAGTGGACATTGAACCAAAATGCACCTTAGGATCATCCCTAATAGAGGAAGTCAAACAGAAGCATCTGGCTTGCAAGTGGGCTAAAATCCCTCTTCTGCGAGAGGTTGTTAAAAGTGATAAATAA